One genomic segment of Amycolatopsis sp. WQ 127309 includes these proteins:
- a CDS encoding TetR/AcrR family transcriptional regulator, whose product MTASSKPRRSPKPQERQRDPDRTRRLILEAAVAEFAAHGYAGARIAAIASRAGVNQQLISYYFDGKEGLYQAMSEGWGQRESELVAPGTPLSEQLRRYVLEVLTSRDGMRLLAWSGLEYGGPDTDPDHAPRSARLGGTVDQVAELQKSGQLPEWVDPACLTVMLMAAAMAPVTLPHVIEGVAQQDPESPEFVKQYADQLARLIEYLNPDKS is encoded by the coding sequence GTGACCGCGTCGTCGAAGCCCCGCCGTTCGCCGAAGCCGCAGGAGCGGCAGCGGGATCCGGACCGCACGCGCCGGCTGATCCTGGAAGCGGCCGTCGCGGAGTTCGCGGCGCACGGGTACGCGGGCGCGCGCATCGCGGCGATCGCGTCGCGCGCGGGCGTGAACCAGCAGCTCATCTCGTACTACTTCGACGGCAAGGAAGGCCTGTACCAGGCCATGTCGGAGGGCTGGGGCCAGCGTGAGAGCGAGCTGGTGGCGCCCGGCACCCCGCTGTCGGAACAGCTGCGCCGCTACGTCCTGGAGGTGCTGACGTCCCGGGACGGCATGCGCCTGCTGGCGTGGTCGGGCCTGGAGTACGGCGGCCCGGACACCGACCCGGACCACGCGCCGCGGTCGGCCCGGCTGGGCGGCACGGTGGACCAGGTGGCCGAGCTGCAGAAGTCCGGTCAGCTCCCCGAGTGGGTGGATCCCGCCTGCCTGACCGTGATGCTGATGGCCGCGGCGATGGCGCCGGTGACCCTGCCGCACGTCATCGAGGGCGTGGCGCAGCAGGACCCGGAGTCCCCGGAGTTCGTCAAGCAGTACGCCGACCAGCTCGCGCGCTTGATCGAATACCTGAATCCCGACAAATCGTGA
- a CDS encoding FadR/GntR family transcriptional regulator, giving the protein MTGELDAVFRPVRAGRAVEETIERLRQLVRLGVVGAGARLPAERELAERLAVSRVTLREALRALASEGYVESRRGRYGGTFVVERLPAPARTGRLDAAGLDDVLRLRHVVETGAAELAAGRRLSSADRRHLVTTCAAAAAAGPADHRRRDARLHLAIAEVTASGSLTTVVADVRMRLAEWLDGIPPDPERSQAQHAAILDAILAGDPPAARAAMAAHVEATAARLRASHSRPVGETGAGAVVDTPRHPGS; this is encoded by the coding sequence GTGACCGGGGAGCTCGACGCCGTGTTCCGGCCGGTGCGGGCGGGCCGGGCGGTCGAGGAGACGATCGAGCGGCTGCGGCAGCTGGTGCGGCTCGGCGTCGTCGGCGCGGGCGCGCGGCTGCCGGCCGAACGGGAGCTGGCCGAGCGGCTCGCCGTCAGCCGGGTGACGCTGCGGGAAGCGTTGCGGGCGCTCGCTTCCGAGGGGTACGTCGAGTCCCGGCGGGGGCGCTACGGCGGCACGTTCGTCGTCGAGCGGCTGCCCGCGCCGGCTCGGACCGGGCGGCTCGACGCGGCCGGGCTGGACGACGTCCTGCGCCTGCGGCACGTGGTGGAGACGGGCGCGGCCGAGCTGGCGGCCGGACGGCGGCTGAGTTCGGCGGACCGGCGGCACCTGGTCACGACCTGCGCCGCGGCGGCCGCGGCAGGCCCGGCCGATCACCGGCGCCGGGACGCGCGGCTGCACCTGGCGATCGCGGAGGTCACCGCGTCCGGCTCGCTGACGACCGTGGTCGCCGACGTCCGGATGCGGCTCGCCGAGTGGCTCGACGGGATCCCGCCGGACCCGGAGCGTTCGCAGGCCCAGCACGCGGCGATCCTCGACGCGATCCTGGCGGGCGACCCACCCGCGGCCCGCGCGGCGATGGCGGCCCACGTCGAAGCGACGGCGGCCCGGCTGCGCGCGTCCCACTCACGACCGGTGGGTGAGACGGGTGCCGGGGCGGTGGTGGACACGCCCCGGCACCCGGGGTCCTAA
- a CDS encoding NAD(P)/FAD-dependent oxidoreductase, producing the protein MSRRVLVVGAGIGGLCLAHGLRQAGVDVVVHERDETPAPRHRLRITPDGERAFRACLPPAVRDRFVATSMRYAKGMAAYDEHLVQQWEHHDEDDGNLDRVDAVDHRTLREVLMAGLGDVVRSGSSFSHHALTSAGGVRAYFRDGTSDAGDVLVAADGTDSAVRAAWRPGDEPRDLGVRAIVSRIPMAKAIKGGLPEFMHDRFTSVVSSGGVSFGLLPMVFRPGADAEDYYTAVFNMHRSHLGIADDVLFGLPGAALREVLLNRTADWHPDLHGVFAHAEPAETHVLALRATAPGPAWGQGPVVPLGDAAHTMPLSGGAGANVAAQDAAALCRVLTLPGSLAEGLAGYQADVTRRGTAAITESVRMAQASMRLDWEY; encoded by the coding sequence ATGAGCCGGCGGGTCCTCGTCGTCGGGGCCGGGATCGGCGGGCTCTGCCTGGCGCACGGGTTGCGGCAGGCCGGCGTCGACGTCGTGGTGCACGAACGCGACGAGACGCCGGCCCCGCGGCACCGGCTGCGGATCACGCCGGACGGCGAGCGGGCGTTCCGCGCCTGCCTGCCGCCGGCGGTGCGGGACCGGTTCGTCGCGACGTCCATGCGTTACGCGAAGGGCATGGCCGCCTACGACGAACACCTGGTACAGCAGTGGGAACACCACGACGAGGACGACGGGAACCTCGACCGCGTCGACGCCGTCGACCACCGGACGCTGCGCGAGGTGCTGATGGCCGGGCTCGGCGACGTCGTCCGGTCCGGCTCGTCGTTCAGCCACCACGCGTTGACGTCGGCGGGCGGGGTGCGCGCGTACTTCCGCGACGGCACGTCCGACGCCGGTGACGTCCTGGTCGCCGCGGACGGGACGGACTCCGCGGTGCGCGCGGCGTGGCGGCCCGGCGACGAGCCCCGCGACCTCGGCGTCCGCGCGATCGTCTCGCGGATCCCGATGGCGAAGGCGATCAAGGGCGGGCTGCCGGAGTTCATGCACGACCGGTTCACCTCGGTGGTCAGCTCCGGCGGCGTCAGCTTCGGGTTGCTGCCCATGGTGTTCCGGCCGGGCGCCGACGCCGAGGACTACTACACGGCGGTGTTCAACATGCACCGCTCGCACCTCGGGATCGCCGACGACGTCCTGTTCGGGCTGCCCGGGGCCGCCCTGCGGGAGGTGCTGCTGAACCGGACCGCGGACTGGCACCCGGACCTGCACGGGGTGTTCGCGCACGCGGAGCCGGCGGAGACGCACGTGCTGGCCCTGCGGGCGACCGCGCCGGGGCCGGCGTGGGGCCAGGGCCCGGTGGTCCCGCTGGGCGACGCGGCGCACACGATGCCGCTGTCCGGCGGGGCCGGCGCGAACGTCGCGGCCCAGGACGCGGCGGCGTTGTGCCGCGTCCTGACGCTGCCGGGCTCACTGGCCGAAGGCCTGGCGGGCTACCAGGCGGACGTCACCCGCCGCGGCACGGCCGCCATCACCGAGTCGGTCCGGATGGCCCAGGCCTCGATGCGCCTGGACTGGGAGTACTGA
- a CDS encoding SDR family NAD(P)-dependent oxidoreductase gives MAAQRTALITGANRGLGQAVAAELAGRGLDVIMTARDFDAAAKAAAEIGARPYALDVTDPASVARAAAELTEVDVLVCNAGVLLDGGHDPLTVPLELVEQTLSVNLIGGWRTAQAFLPAMVRRGWGRVVFLSSATGSFELGLWLGAPAYSLSKTAVNGLTTMLAREIEGTGVLVNAVNPGQVRTRMVPGAQRSPEDAAVDIADVATLPDDGPTGAFLRSGKRIPW, from the coding sequence GTGGCCGCACAACGCACCGCCCTGATCACCGGGGCCAACCGGGGGCTCGGCCAGGCCGTCGCCGCCGAGCTGGCCGGCCGGGGGCTCGACGTCATCATGACCGCGCGGGACTTCGACGCCGCCGCCAAAGCCGCCGCCGAGATCGGCGCGCGGCCGTACGCCCTCGACGTCACCGACCCCGCGAGCGTGGCGCGGGCCGCCGCCGAGCTGACCGAGGTGGACGTCCTGGTGTGCAACGCCGGCGTGCTGCTCGACGGCGGCCACGACCCGCTGACCGTGCCGCTCGAGCTCGTCGAGCAAACGCTTTCGGTGAACCTGATCGGCGGCTGGCGCACCGCGCAGGCGTTCCTGCCCGCGATGGTGCGCCGCGGCTGGGGGCGCGTCGTGTTCCTCTCCAGCGCCACCGGGTCGTTCGAGCTGGGGCTGTGGCTGGGCGCGCCGGCGTACTCGCTGTCGAAGACCGCCGTGAACGGCCTGACCACCATGCTGGCGCGGGAGATCGAGGGCACCGGCGTGCTGGTCAACGCCGTCAACCCCGGCCAGGTCCGCACGCGCATGGTGCCCGGCGCGCAACGCAGTCCCGAAGACGCCGCCGTCGACATCGCCGACGTCGCGACCCTGCCGGACGACGGCCCGACGGGCGCGTTCCTGCGGTCGGGCAAGCGGATTCCGTGGTGA
- a CDS encoding nucleotide disphospho-sugar-binding domain-containing protein, with protein MRVVFTTWAWPTHLYALAPLAWACRAAGHEVLFASQPGLAGEIRRAGLTAARVGADVDTAGIVREYLLPTVPGAASPAKSGKPRAVRLLLEHAESMVDDLAELVRDWRADLVVYDPTALAGPLAAAAAGVPAVRHLYGADLLSRVSGVLAEAFAPLAARFGGLPFDAAGAATIDPVPASMQVPGDHRRLPVRYVPVNGPATPPRGFRIGRDRPRVCVSWGHTIAKVDPRRFLVDRVVAATADLDVDVVLAVSSAQRRLLGPLPGHVHVLVDEPLQPILAGCDLLVGHGGASSLLTSLHEGVPVLLVPQLPDHAGHAARAGARGAGVVVGIADATADVLHDHIVRLIAPGTPQRTAAREVAAEMREQPSPSKVAAALETLTGPVLNRP; from the coding sequence ATGCGGGTGGTGTTCACGACGTGGGCCTGGCCGACGCACCTGTACGCGCTGGCGCCGCTGGCCTGGGCGTGCCGGGCGGCGGGGCACGAGGTGCTGTTCGCCAGCCAGCCCGGGCTGGCCGGCGAGATCCGGCGGGCCGGGCTGACCGCGGCGCGGGTCGGCGCCGACGTCGACACCGCGGGGATCGTGCGGGAGTACCTGCTGCCGACCGTGCCCGGGGCCGCGTCGCCGGCGAAGAGCGGCAAACCCCGTGCGGTGCGGCTGTTGCTGGAGCACGCCGAGTCCATGGTGGACGATCTGGCCGAGCTGGTCCGCGACTGGCGCGCCGATCTCGTCGTGTACGACCCGACGGCGCTGGCCGGCCCGCTCGCCGCCGCGGCCGCCGGCGTTCCCGCCGTGCGCCACCTCTACGGCGCCGACCTGCTTTCGCGGGTGAGCGGCGTGCTCGCCGAGGCGTTCGCGCCGCTGGCCGCCCGGTTCGGCGGCCTGCCCTTCGACGCCGCCGGCGCCGCGACGATCGACCCGGTGCCGGCGAGCATGCAGGTGCCGGGCGACCATCGGCGGCTGCCCGTGCGGTACGTCCCGGTCAACGGCCCGGCCACGCCGCCGCGCGGGTTCCGCATCGGCCGTGACCGGCCGCGGGTCTGCGTCAGCTGGGGCCACACGATCGCGAAGGTCGACCCGCGCCGGTTCCTCGTCGACCGGGTCGTCGCCGCGACGGCGGACCTCGACGTCGACGTCGTGCTCGCGGTGTCGTCGGCCCAGCGCCGGTTGCTCGGGCCGCTGCCGGGCCACGTCCACGTGCTCGTCGACGAGCCCCTGCAGCCGATCCTGGCCGGCTGCGACCTGCTGGTCGGCCACGGCGGCGCGAGCAGCCTGCTGACGTCGTTGCACGAAGGCGTCCCGGTGCTGCTGGTGCCGCAGCTGCCCGACCACGCCGGGCACGCGGCGCGGGCCGGGGCGCGCGGGGCCGGCGTGGTCGTGGGGATCGCCGACGCGACGGCCGACGTGCTGCACGACCACATCGTGCGGCTGATCGCCCCCGGCACGCCGCAGCGGACGGCGGCCCGGGAGGTCGCGGCGGAGATGCGCGAGCAGCCGTCGCCGTCGAAGGTCGCCGCGGCACTGGAAACCCTCACCGGCCCGGTCCTCAATCGTCCGTAG
- a CDS encoding cupin domain-containing protein has product MTTVDRVKVNVAEAAPNQRRGGDIRVTLSPKTVGSTSGFGGFLILGAGEHVTEHYHPYSEEFLHVVEGELEMTLDGVAVRLGPGDSLMVPIGVRHRLVNVGDVEARGVFHLSPLAPRPELGHVDTEEPQRPDAPNPAVGGVS; this is encoded by the coding sequence ATGACCACAGTGGACAGGGTGAAGGTCAACGTCGCCGAGGCGGCCCCGAACCAGCGCCGCGGTGGCGACATCCGCGTGACGCTCAGCCCGAAGACGGTCGGCTCGACGTCCGGCTTCGGCGGCTTCCTCATCCTCGGCGCGGGCGAGCACGTCACCGAGCACTACCACCCGTACTCCGAGGAGTTCCTGCACGTCGTCGAGGGTGAGCTGGAGATGACGCTCGACGGCGTCGCGGTGCGGCTCGGCCCGGGTGACTCGCTGATGGTCCCGATCGGCGTGCGGCACCGGCTGGTCAACGTCGGCGACGTCGAGGCGCGGGGCGTGTTCCACCTGTCGCCGCTGGCGCCGCGGCCGGAGCTCGGCCACGTCGACACGGAGGAACCGCAGCGCCCGGACGCCCCGAACCCGGCGGTCGGGGGTGTTTCGTGA
- a CDS encoding TcmI family type II polyketide cyclase, translating to MHRTLIVAKLKTDSPERIADVFAESDATDLPRMVGVSRRTLFNFHDLYFHLVEADQDINPSLYKARSTELYSDINTKLAELVSPYDPGWKEPKDAMASPFYVWTPEEGRVR from the coding sequence GTGCACCGCACCCTGATCGTCGCGAAGCTCAAGACCGACTCACCCGAACGGATCGCGGACGTCTTCGCCGAGTCCGACGCCACCGATCTGCCGCGCATGGTCGGCGTCTCGCGGCGGACCCTCTTCAACTTCCACGACCTGTACTTCCACCTCGTCGAGGCGGACCAGGACATCAACCCCAGCCTGTACAAGGCGCGAAGCACCGAGCTGTACAGCGACATCAACACCAAGCTCGCCGAGCTCGTCTCGCCGTACGACCCCGGCTGGAAGGAACCGAAGGACGCGATGGCGTCCCCGTTCTACGTCTGGACTCCCGAGGAAGGCCGCGTTCGATGA
- a CDS encoding cytochrome P450 — translation MTQEAVDTLRFPFTSKHPLLPPEEYARLRAEEPVAKATLPNGHAVWLVTKHADVRKVLADARFSREAITRPDAPRLLPVAAGSKSIFVMDPPEHTRLRKLVGRVFTTRQVENLRPRVEELAEEMVAGMVKAGPGADLIEHLAQPLPITVICEMLGVPQDDHDLFRGWTDVMLSVGHRSSGQVGEAAGKLRQYLDDLIETKQKNPADDLLAVLITARDEDDSLSTEELLAFAETMLMAGYHATTSEIAHGVLTLTEQPGAVRRLVEHRDELPAAVDELLRYSQAGGGVGPIRIALEDMEIGGVTVKAGDAVLPCINSANRDESVFTGAGEVDLSRAHNPHLAFGHGIHHCLGAHLGRVELTVALDRMLEHFGEFRIAVPPAELEWSANRAFTRPDTLPLQW, via the coding sequence ATGACCCAAGAAGCCGTCGATACACTGCGGTTTCCGTTCACCAGCAAGCATCCGCTGCTGCCACCCGAGGAGTACGCGCGGTTGCGCGCCGAGGAGCCGGTCGCGAAGGCGACGCTGCCCAACGGCCACGCCGTCTGGCTGGTCACCAAGCACGCCGACGTCCGCAAGGTGCTGGCCGACGCGCGGTTCAGCCGCGAGGCCATCACCCGCCCGGACGCGCCCCGGCTGCTGCCGGTCGCGGCCGGATCGAAGTCGATCTTCGTGATGGACCCGCCCGAGCACACCCGGCTGCGCAAGCTCGTCGGCCGCGTGTTCACGACGCGGCAGGTGGAGAACCTGCGCCCGCGCGTCGAGGAGCTGGCCGAGGAGATGGTGGCCGGGATGGTCAAGGCCGGCCCCGGCGCCGACCTCATCGAGCACCTCGCGCAGCCGCTGCCGATCACCGTGATCTGCGAGATGCTCGGCGTCCCGCAGGACGACCACGACCTGTTCCGCGGCTGGACCGACGTGATGCTGAGCGTCGGGCACCGGTCGTCCGGGCAGGTCGGCGAGGCCGCCGGGAAGCTGCGGCAGTACCTCGACGACCTCATCGAGACCAAGCAGAAGAACCCGGCCGACGACCTGCTCGCCGTGCTGATCACCGCGCGGGACGAGGACGACTCGCTCAGCACCGAGGAGCTGCTCGCGTTCGCCGAGACCATGCTGATGGCCGGGTACCACGCGACGACGTCCGAGATCGCGCACGGCGTGCTGACCCTGACCGAGCAGCCGGGCGCGGTGCGGCGGCTCGTCGAGCACCGCGACGAACTGCCGGCCGCCGTCGACGAGCTGCTGCGGTACTCGCAGGCCGGCGGCGGCGTCGGGCCGATCCGGATCGCCTTGGAAGACATGGAGATCGGCGGCGTCACGGTCAAGGCGGGTGACGCGGTGCTGCCGTGCATCAACTCCGCGAACCGCGACGAAAGCGTTTTCACCGGCGCCGGGGAGGTGGACCTGTCCCGCGCGCACAACCCGCACCTCGCCTTCGGGCACGGCATCCACCACTGCCTCGGCGCGCACCTGGGCCGGGTCGAGCTGACGGTCGCGCTGGACCGGATGCTCGAGCACTTCGGCGAGTTCCGCATCGCCGTCCCGCCCGCCGAACTCGAGTGGAGCGCGAACCGCGCGTTCACCCGACCGGACACCCTGCCGCTGCAGTGGTGA
- a CDS encoding beta-ketoacyl synthase translates to MTRSVSITGIGVVAPGGVGREPFWALLSAGRTATRRISLFDATGFRSKIAAEVDFDPRAAGLSAQQVRRMDRAAQFATVCTREAVADSGLDLTGLDPGRIAVSIGSAVGCTMGLEEEYAVLADEGKHWLVDHTYGVPHLYGYMVPSTLAVEVAWEVAAEGPTALVSTGCTSGLDAVGHGVALIEEGSADVVLAGATDAPLSPITSACFDAIRATSANNDDAEHASRPFDARRDGFVLGEGSAVLVLEETSAALRRGAREYARIVGFAGRSNAFHMTGLKPDGREMAEAIRVALDHARLAPSDVDYINAHGSGTKQNDRHETAAFKRSLGERAYEVPVSSIKSMIGHSLGAIGSLEVAACALALDRQVVPPTANLHEADPECDLDYVPLTAREHEMDVVLTVGSGFGGFQSAMVLARPGAAGA, encoded by the coding sequence GTGACCCGGAGCGTCTCCATCACCGGGATCGGTGTGGTGGCGCCCGGCGGGGTCGGCCGGGAACCGTTCTGGGCGCTGCTGAGCGCCGGGCGCACCGCGACCCGCCGGATCAGCCTGTTCGACGCCACCGGTTTCCGCTCGAAGATCGCGGCGGAGGTGGACTTCGACCCGCGGGCCGCGGGCTTGTCGGCACAGCAGGTGCGGCGGATGGACCGGGCCGCGCAGTTCGCCACGGTGTGCACCCGGGAGGCGGTGGCCGACAGCGGCCTCGACCTCACGGGCCTGGACCCCGGGCGGATCGCGGTCAGCATCGGCAGCGCCGTCGGCTGCACGATGGGCCTGGAGGAGGAGTACGCCGTGCTCGCCGACGAGGGCAAGCACTGGCTGGTCGACCACACCTACGGCGTCCCGCACCTCTACGGCTACATGGTGCCGAGCACGCTGGCCGTCGAGGTCGCATGGGAGGTGGCGGCCGAGGGCCCGACGGCGCTGGTGTCGACGGGCTGCACGTCGGGCCTCGACGCGGTCGGCCACGGCGTGGCGCTGATCGAGGAGGGCTCGGCGGACGTCGTGCTCGCCGGCGCCACGGACGCGCCGCTGTCGCCGATCACCTCGGCGTGCTTCGACGCGATCCGCGCGACGTCGGCGAACAACGACGACGCCGAGCACGCGTCGAGGCCGTTCGACGCGCGGCGGGACGGGTTCGTGCTCGGCGAGGGGTCCGCGGTGCTGGTGCTCGAGGAGACGTCGGCCGCGCTGCGGCGCGGGGCTCGCGAGTACGCGCGGATCGTCGGGTTCGCGGGGCGCAGCAACGCCTTCCACATGACCGGGCTCAAGCCGGACGGCCGGGAGATGGCGGAAGCGATCCGGGTCGCGCTGGACCACGCGCGGCTGGCGCCGTCGGACGTCGACTACATCAACGCCCACGGTTCGGGGACCAAGCAGAACGACCGCCACGAGACGGCGGCGTTCAAGCGCAGTCTCGGGGAGCGGGCGTACGAGGTCCCGGTCAGCTCCATCAAGTCGATGATCGGGCACTCGCTCGGCGCGATCGGCTCGCTGGAGGTGGCGGCGTGCGCCCTGGCGCTCGACCGCCAGGTGGTCCCGCCGACGGCGAACCTGCACGAGGCGGACCCGGAGTGCGACCTGGACTACGTCCCGCTGACCGCGCGCGAGCACGAGATGGACGTGGTTCTCACGGTCGGCAGCGGTTTCGGCGGCTTCCAGAGCGCGATGGTCCTGGCCCGGCCGGGAGCGGCCGGCGCCTGA
- a CDS encoding AfsR/SARP family transcriptional regulator: protein MQMLCVKVLGPLEVVRDGVPITPSAPKLQRVFSLLAVSANHIVRTEQLIEELWEENPPTSVKTTLQTYVYQLRKLLELDPAQRPSARVRRDDGQPVLLTLSGGYMLAVDRDALDSSHFERQATQGWTELDTGDAEAAFHTLDGALRLWRGSALVDLNPGPVLQAEVLRLDEMRKNALEHRIDAALQLGRHQEVLGELTRLAAQQPTHEGFQAKLMLALYRSGRRSEALGVYQRTRSALADELGLDPGAELQRVHRAVLAANGSLDAVPAQVRRQPARPEPPRQLPPAGPGLVGRDSELHTVVTAVTAPDRRGPAVVTVDGPPGSGKTALCVHAGHDVREKFPDGQFHASLADAAGQPVDPGTVLAGFLRAIGVPGDRIAGSVAERSTQFRTWTADRRVLVVLDDVLDDHQLAPLLPAGRGCAVVVASRMQLSDPSVTTVVSLSPLSGADGVRVLSGLVGPERLAQDPDGTRALVGRCDGLPLALHAAATRLRHRPHWPVRRAADWAATGADDPFDLRSSVSLSYRVATPEVRWAFRTLSTSDAGSLSLAAASAVLNLDGCLAETLLDDLVNLHLLEFEHAADHTEEHHYRMLPTFRDIGRRLHLEAELLGAARTEPQPALAVTTGDAYQPLCHEAGRVAVAPNRG from the coding sequence ATGCAGATGTTGTGCGTCAAGGTTCTCGGCCCGTTGGAGGTCGTACGCGACGGGGTGCCCATCACGCCGTCCGCGCCGAAGCTCCAGCGCGTGTTCAGCCTGCTCGCCGTGTCCGCTAACCACATCGTCCGGACCGAACAGCTCATCGAGGAACTCTGGGAGGAGAACCCGCCGACCAGCGTCAAGACGACCCTGCAGACCTACGTCTACCAGCTGCGGAAGCTGCTGGAGCTGGACCCGGCGCAGCGGCCGTCGGCGCGCGTCCGCCGCGACGACGGGCAGCCCGTGCTGCTCACCCTCTCCGGCGGCTACATGCTCGCGGTGGACCGCGACGCCCTGGACTCGAGCCACTTCGAGCGCCAGGCGACGCAGGGCTGGACCGAGCTCGACACCGGGGACGCGGAGGCGGCCTTCCACACGCTGGACGGCGCGCTGCGGCTCTGGCGCGGCTCCGCGCTCGTCGACCTCAACCCCGGGCCGGTGCTGCAGGCCGAGGTGCTGCGGCTCGACGAGATGCGCAAGAACGCCCTGGAGCACCGCATCGACGCCGCGCTGCAGCTCGGCCGGCACCAGGAGGTGCTGGGCGAGCTCACCCGGCTGGCGGCGCAGCAGCCGACGCACGAGGGCTTCCAGGCCAAGCTGATGCTGGCGCTCTACCGCTCCGGCCGGCGTTCCGAAGCGCTGGGCGTCTACCAACGGACCCGCTCGGCGCTGGCCGACGAGCTGGGCCTCGACCCGGGCGCGGAGCTGCAGCGCGTCCACCGCGCGGTGCTGGCCGCCAACGGCAGCCTCGACGCCGTCCCGGCCCAGGTCCGGCGGCAGCCGGCGCGGCCGGAACCGCCGCGTCAGCTGCCACCCGCCGGGCCGGGGCTGGTCGGCCGGGACAGCGAGCTGCACACGGTCGTCACCGCCGTCACGGCGCCGGACCGGCGGGGCCCGGCGGTCGTCACCGTCGACGGCCCGCCGGGATCGGGCAAGACGGCCCTGTGCGTGCACGCGGGCCACGACGTGCGGGAGAAGTTCCCGGACGGGCAGTTCCACGCGAGCCTGGCCGACGCCGCCGGGCAGCCGGTCGACCCGGGCACGGTGCTGGCCGGGTTCCTGCGCGCGATCGGCGTCCCGGGTGACCGGATCGCCGGCTCGGTGGCGGAACGCAGCACCCAGTTCCGCACCTGGACCGCCGACCGGCGCGTGCTGGTGGTGCTCGACGACGTGCTGGACGACCACCAGCTCGCGCCGCTGCTGCCCGCGGGCCGCGGGTGCGCGGTCGTCGTCGCGAGCCGGATGCAGCTGTCGGACCCGTCGGTGACGACGGTGGTCAGCCTGAGCCCGCTGAGCGGCGCGGACGGCGTCCGGGTGCTGAGCGGGCTGGTCGGCCCGGAGCGGCTCGCTCAGGACCCGGACGGCACCCGCGCGCTGGTCGGCCGCTGCGACGGCCTGCCGCTGGCGCTGCACGCGGCGGCGACCCGGCTGCGGCACCGCCCGCACTGGCCGGTGCGGCGGGCGGCGGACTGGGCCGCGACGGGCGCGGACGACCCGTTCGACCTGCGCTCGAGCGTGTCGCTCAGCTACCGCGTCGCGACGCCGGAGGTGCGGTGGGCGTTCCGGACGCTGAGCACCTCCGACGCCGGGAGCCTGTCGCTGGCGGCCGCGTCGGCGGTGCTGAACCTCGACGGCTGCCTGGCAGAGACCCTGCTGGACGACCTGGTGAACCTGCACCTGCTGGAGTTCGAGCACGCGGCCGACCACACGGAGGAACACCACTACCGCATGCTGCCGACCTTCCGCGACATCGGCCGCCGGCTGCACCTGGAGGCGGAGCTGCTGGGAGCGGCCCGCACCGAGCCGCAGCCGGCACTGGCCGTCACGACCGGCGACGCCTACCAGCCCCTGTGCCACGAGGCCGGGCGGGTGGCCGTCGCGCCGAACCGGGGTTGA
- a CDS encoding aminotransferase class I/II-fold pyridoxal phosphate-dependent enzyme produces MKSLSDDAIHRQGGDLRGLAGDTYLDLGTCVNRYGPPSAVRVALRELDVQRLRAHPYEADSLFRATYANYLTVDPELLVSGRGITEFIRVLARLLPADRIAVVTPDYTDSIRWFTNHLPPATGEIDTVATRLARVAEGMARYGYVVLSNPNNPLGLHIPPGDLAEVCRENPASTLIVDEAYVDFLGGGTRRSMAWAGLSNVVVLSSPNKLFGIAGARTGAMWTVDEDLRTAVAAQRLNWPLSYVDSVVAIAALRETAWAERTRERLLVNAAAMEALLVRRYPGVVKGAPVHYRFVASDDPQRDYDELVRAGVVVRVFGDDQAGRVPGLRITAPTDDEFPLLAAALAG; encoded by the coding sequence ATGAAGAGTCTTTCCGACGACGCCATCCACAGGCAGGGCGGAGATCTCCGGGGCCTCGCCGGCGACACCTACCTGGACCTGGGCACCTGCGTGAACCGGTACGGGCCGCCGTCCGCGGTCCGCGTCGCGCTGCGGGAGCTGGACGTCCAGCGGCTGCGCGCCCACCCCTACGAAGCCGACTCGCTGTTCCGGGCCACCTACGCGAACTACCTCACCGTGGACCCCGAACTGCTGGTCTCGGGGCGCGGGATCACCGAGTTCATCCGGGTGCTGGCGCGGCTGCTGCCGGCGGACCGGATCGCCGTGGTGACGCCGGACTACACCGACAGCATCCGCTGGTTCACCAACCACCTGCCGCCCGCGACCGGCGAGATCGACACCGTCGCGACGCGGCTCGCGCGGGTCGCCGAGGGCATGGCCCGCTACGGCTACGTCGTGCTGTCGAACCCGAACAACCCGCTGGGCCTGCACATCCCGCCCGGTGACCTGGCCGAGGTGTGCCGCGAGAACCCGGCGTCGACGCTGATCGTCGACGAGGCCTACGTCGACTTCCTCGGCGGCGGCACCCGGCGGTCGATGGCGTGGGCCGGACTGTCCAATGTGGTCGTGTTGTCGTCGCCGAACAAGCTGTTCGGCATCGCCGGCGCCCGCACGGGTGCCATGTGGACGGTCGACGAGGACCTGCGGACGGCCGTCGCCGCCCAGCGCCTCAACTGGCCACTGTCCTATGTGGACTCGGTGGTGGCGATCGCGGCCCTGCGGGAGACGGCCTGGGCCGAACGCACCCGCGAGCGGCTGCTCGTCAACGCGGCGGCGATGGAGGCCCTGCTGGTCCGCCGCTACCCCGGCGTCGTCAAGGGCGCGCCGGTGCACTACCGGTTCGTCGCCTCCGACGACCCGCAGCGCGACTACGACGAGCTGGTCCGGGCGGGCGTGGTGGTCCGCGTCTTCGGCGACGACCAGGCGGGCCGCGTCCCGGGCCTGCGCATCACGGCCCCGACGGACGACGAGTTCCCGCTGCTGGCCGCGGCGCTCGCCGGTTAG